From one Enterococcus sp. DIV2402 genomic stretch:
- a CDS encoding ABC transporter ATP-binding protein translates to MAILTFENVSLIRQQQPLLDTINWQIKEGENWAILGLNGAGKTLLLQLITGSLWPSKGKLTVLDQVFGQASIPELSKRIGWVSTALQYRLNVSDTAERIVLSGKFASIGIYQEFTDEDLNKAKELLVSLDAESLIGKNYHFLSQGERQIVLIARALMAEPELLILDEPCNGLDLFAREELLIKIDHLIRQPNAPSLLFVTHHTEEILPIISHVMMLKNGKIFAKGTRPEILTPELLPKFYDKPVTTYQLTEQRQMILPVNHLN, encoded by the coding sequence ATGGCAATTTTAACATTTGAAAATGTTTCACTTATCAGACAACAACAACCACTTTTAGACACTATTAATTGGCAAATTAAAGAAGGTGAAAATTGGGCTATTTTAGGGTTAAATGGGGCCGGGAAAACCTTATTACTCCAGTTAATCACTGGCAGTCTTTGGCCTTCTAAAGGAAAATTAACGGTTTTAGATCAAGTATTTGGGCAAGCATCGATTCCAGAGCTTTCTAAACGAATTGGCTGGGTTAGTACCGCGTTACAATATCGTTTGAATGTCAGCGATACCGCTGAACGAATTGTTTTGTCGGGGAAATTTGCTAGTATCGGCATTTATCAAGAATTTACTGATGAGGATTTAAATAAAGCAAAAGAACTGCTGGTTTCTTTAGATGCTGAAAGTTTGATTGGTAAAAACTACCATTTTCTTTCTCAAGGCGAACGTCAAATTGTCTTAATTGCACGAGCATTGATGGCAGAACCAGAGTTATTAATTTTAGATGAACCGTGTAACGGACTAGATCTGTTTGCTCGAGAAGAATTGCTAATCAAAATCGATCACTTAATTCGCCAACCTAACGCACCCAGTCTATTATTTGTTACGCATCATACAGAAGAAATTTTACCAATTATTAGCCATGTCATGATGTTAAAGAATGGGAAGATTTTTGCCAAAGGGACTCGTCCAGAAATTTTAACGCCTGAATTACTGCCAAAATTTTATGATAAACCAGTAACTACCTATCAATTAACTGAACAACGTCAGATGATTTTACCTGTGAATCACTTGAATTAG
- a CDS encoding YhgE/Pip domain-containing protein — MNQIKQFPQHLKNTWALYKLDWKRLASNPVTIFLVIALMALPSLYAWFNIKALWDPYGNTNELPIAIYSDDEGSKLKDKEIAIGNQVIETLHDNDQLGWRFVDSKKEVTEGVKSGKYYAGIYIPKNFSSDLLSFTTGEIKKPEIDYYFNEKINAIAPKITAKGASSLQEQITQNFIHTASETLLKALNELGYNVESNLVSINKIKNLILEVDANADKIDGYTKDVLAFQAKFPELKEKLGKADEFVAHIPEIDAMGEKLVAMNNKMPQIEEQAKIILTLQEKIPEIQNAGRQISMIDEDFDNISATLTEGIGEAKQGLQIIQDVQALLPKIHQLSDDARFFADKTIEAAYKLDDNLDAITQAVQTNFEMITGLATTVNNWANTLNTIVTNAEELTPEEREALKQTLNDIATSLEKQQQIVTDLIDWLSQLQSQLDGDFSGPIARLTQVRDLMSSAQKTATNLAAGVGTISKEEIQQFLQQLESLSGNLAALSNDVNVDEISQNVRALLENKLIPGLTNAQDLLADANKIDLDGLLSSTAQTVTNAIDMLEKYEKEMPALGQEIHDANVMLNGHMDEIVDGINKGVDLYQNELPELTVKLNKAADFVVNDWPTLKNEVTSTLDTVHEKLPTVESALDMAAGLIEDEWPSLKNGVHKAATAIHKGEEIADLGDIIKLLKNDAQAESDFFTTPVELKTTTMYPIENNGSASTPFYTALCLWVGALLLSSVAGTAFHLEGEDKKRFSKREMFVARMMTFLTFAIGQALIVTLGNYFALGVDVREPVYSILFGLLVALAFMMMIYVFVGLFGNVGKGIGIILLVLSISGGGGNYPIQVSGPFFQFIHPLLPFTYAVNLLRESAGGIYWPNATLDLWVLGGIFVVFGIIGTVLCPFMVKPMARVEELAHKSHFFH; from the coding sequence GTGAATCAGATAAAACAATTCCCCCAACATTTGAAAAATACTTGGGCATTATACAAACTTGATTGGAAACGATTGGCAAGCAATCCGGTTACAATCTTCCTCGTTATTGCATTAATGGCGTTGCCGTCTTTGTATGCGTGGTTTAACATTAAAGCATTGTGGGATCCTTACGGTAATACCAATGAACTACCGATTGCTATTTATAGCGACGATGAAGGATCAAAATTGAAAGACAAAGAAATCGCGATAGGCAATCAAGTCATTGAGACATTGCATGACAACGATCAATTAGGCTGGCGGTTCGTTGACTCAAAAAAAGAAGTGACAGAAGGCGTGAAATCTGGGAAATATTATGCTGGGATTTATATTCCTAAAAATTTCTCTAGTGATTTATTAAGCTTTACAACGGGCGAAATTAAAAAGCCGGAAATTGATTATTATTTTAATGAAAAAATCAATGCGATTGCCCCAAAAATTACAGCTAAAGGTGCTAGCAGTCTGCAAGAACAAATTACGCAAAATTTCATTCACACTGCAAGCGAAACATTATTAAAAGCGTTAAATGAACTTGGTTATAATGTAGAATCAAATTTAGTTTCAATTAATAAAATTAAAAATTTGATTTTGGAAGTAGATGCGAATGCCGATAAAATTGATGGTTACACGAAGGATGTACTTGCATTCCAAGCAAAATTCCCTGAACTAAAAGAAAAATTAGGAAAAGCCGATGAATTTGTTGCACACATTCCTGAAATTGATGCCATGGGCGAAAAATTAGTGGCTATGAATAATAAAATGCCTCAAATCGAAGAACAAGCTAAAATTATTTTGACTTTACAAGAAAAAATTCCAGAAATTCAAAATGCAGGTCGCCAAATTTCAATGATTGATGAAGACTTTGACAATATTTCAGCAACATTAACTGAAGGAATTGGCGAAGCAAAGCAAGGATTACAAATTATTCAAGATGTTCAAGCCCTATTACCTAAAATTCATCAATTAAGTGATGATGCGCGCTTTTTTGCGGATAAAACGATTGAAGCAGCGTATAAATTAGATGATAATTTAGATGCGATTACTCAAGCTGTCCAAACGAATTTTGAAATGATTACCGGCTTAGCAACGACCGTCAATAATTGGGCAAATACCTTGAATACGATTGTGACTAATGCGGAAGAATTAACACCTGAAGAACGTGAGGCACTCAAACAAACGTTAAATGACATCGCGACAAGTTTAGAAAAGCAACAACAAATCGTAACAGATTTAATAGATTGGTTAAGTCAATTACAATCACAATTAGATGGTGACTTTAGTGGACCTATTGCCCGCTTAACTCAAGTTCGCGATTTAATGTCTTCAGCACAAAAGACAGCAACGAACTTAGCTGCGGGTGTTGGAACGATTAGCAAAGAAGAAATCCAACAATTTTTACAACAATTAGAAAGCTTATCTGGGAACTTAGCTGCTTTAAGTAATGATGTTAATGTGGATGAGATTAGCCAAAATGTGCGAGCATTATTAGAAAATAAATTGATTCCAGGCTTAACTAACGCCCAAGATTTATTAGCAGATGCCAATAAAATTGATTTAGATGGACTATTGAGTTCTACTGCTCAAACAGTTACAAATGCGATTGACATGTTAGAAAAATACGAAAAAGAAATGCCGGCTTTAGGACAAGAAATTCATGATGCAAACGTCATGTTAAACGGTCATATGGATGAAATTGTTGATGGTATTAATAAAGGGGTAGACTTATACCAAAATGAACTTCCTGAATTAACAGTCAAACTCAATAAAGCTGCAGATTTTGTTGTCAATGATTGGCCAACATTGAAAAATGAAGTGACTTCTACATTAGATACTGTTCATGAAAAATTACCGACAGTTGAATCGGCATTGGATATGGCAGCAGGTCTGATTGAAGATGAATGGCCTTCTCTGAAAAATGGAGTGCATAAAGCTGCAACGGCTATCCATAAAGGAGAAGAAATTGCGGATTTAGGAGATATCATTAAACTGCTAAAAAATGATGCACAAGCTGAAAGTGACTTCTTTACAACACCCGTTGAGTTAAAAACAACCACAATGTATCCAATTGAAAATAATGGTTCTGCAAGTACACCATTCTATACGGCTTTATGTTTATGGGTAGGTGCTTTGTTGTTATCAAGTGTAGCAGGAACAGCCTTCCACTTAGAAGGTGAAGATAAAAAACGATTTAGTAAACGTGAAATGTTCGTAGCACGTATGATGACTTTCTTAACTTTTGCAATTGGGCAAGCCTTGATTGTTACTTTAGGAAATTACTTTGCTTTAGGAGTAGATGTTCGTGAGCCAGTTTATAGTATCTTATTTGGTTTACTTGTGGCACTAGCCTTTATGATGATGATTTATGTTTTTGTGGGTCTTTTTGGGAATGTTGGTAAAGGGATTGGGATTATTTTATTAGTTCTCTCAATTTCTGGTGGTGGTGGGAACTATCCAATTCAAGTTTCCGGACCATTCTTCCAATTTATTCATCCATTATTACCCTTCACCTATGCAGTTAATCTATTGCGTGAGTCCGCAGGAGGGATTTATTGGCCTAATGCCACTCTCGACTTATGGGTTTTAGGTGGAATTTTTGTGGTATTTGGGATTATTGGGACAGTGCTTTGTCCGTTTATGGTGAAACCAATGGCACGTGTCGAAGAATTAGCGCATAAGAGTCATTTTTTCCATTAA
- a CDS encoding amino acid permease translates to MNALKRLLVGKPLKSAENDDQKLTRFAALALLSSDALSSIAYGTEQIVVVLITLSAAAIWYSLPIAAFVIILLVSLTLSYRQIIHAYPHGGGAYVVSSENLGEKAGLIAGGSLLIDYMLTVAVSVSAGAEAITSAVPALYGHQVAISVIIVLLIMMMNLRGLRESATFLMVPVYTFIAVISLLIVIGLFKIVTGAAPLHATALPGTMVPGISIALLLRAFSSGSSSLTGVEAISNAVPFFKKPRAKNAAATLTLMAAILGFFFVGITFINYWYGIVPEKEVTVLSQVGQAVFGHGVLFYVLQFATALILAVAANTGFSAFPVLAYNLAKDKFMPHLYQDRGDRLGYSNGIITLAAGSIVLLFIFQGSTERLIPLYSIGVFIPFALSQTGMVIKWRKEGKGWLKKSIANIIGAFISYAIIAILFAYRLDDIWPFFIIMPILLFIFYKIHDHYKKVAEQLRLEEDVKLHTYDGNTVIVLVGNVTRVNIGALNYARSIGDYVVAMHVSLDEDVQKEKEIEAEFKAKFPDVRFSIVHSLYRSIENPVIRYVDIVSKKARQNNYTTTVIIPQFVPKRRWQNILHNQTSLRLRFRLSWREHIIVSTYSYHLKK, encoded by the coding sequence GTGAATGCGTTAAAACGTTTGTTGGTAGGCAAACCGTTAAAATCTGCAGAGAACGATGATCAGAAATTAACTCGTTTTGCGGCCTTAGCTTTATTATCATCTGATGCCTTATCATCAATTGCATACGGTACAGAGCAGATTGTGGTCGTTTTAATCACTTTATCTGCGGCAGCGATTTGGTATTCCTTACCAATTGCAGCATTTGTCATTATTTTATTAGTATCATTAACCTTATCGTATCGACAAATTATTCATGCGTATCCTCATGGTGGTGGGGCGTATGTAGTAAGTAGTGAAAACTTAGGGGAAAAAGCCGGTTTGATTGCGGGTGGTTCATTGCTTATTGATTATATGCTGACCGTTGCTGTGTCTGTTTCAGCAGGTGCTGAAGCCATTACTTCGGCTGTTCCAGCTCTTTATGGTCATCAAGTGGCTATTTCTGTCATTATTGTGTTGCTCATCATGATGATGAACTTACGTGGTTTGCGAGAATCAGCAACATTTTTAATGGTACCAGTTTACACCTTTATTGCGGTTATTAGTTTATTAATTGTCATAGGTTTATTTAAAATTGTTACAGGAGCAGCACCTTTACATGCAACAGCTTTACCAGGAACGATGGTACCGGGAATTTCTATTGCCTTATTATTACGTGCCTTTTCTTCTGGTTCTTCTTCATTAACTGGGGTTGAAGCGATTAGTAATGCGGTTCCTTTCTTTAAAAAACCACGTGCTAAAAATGCAGCGGCAACTTTAACCTTAATGGCAGCTATTTTAGGATTCTTCTTCGTAGGGATTACCTTTATCAACTATTGGTATGGGATTGTACCTGAAAAAGAAGTAACAGTCCTTTCTCAAGTGGGACAAGCTGTTTTTGGTCATGGCGTCTTGTTTTATGTCTTACAATTTGCGACAGCATTAATTTTAGCGGTAGCCGCAAATACTGGATTTTCAGCATTTCCTGTACTGGCGTATAATTTAGCTAAAGATAAATTTATGCCGCATTTATATCAAGATCGTGGCGATCGTCTGGGGTATTCCAATGGGATTATCACATTAGCAGCCGGTTCGATTGTTTTACTCTTTATTTTCCAAGGGTCCACTGAACGTTTAATCCCACTCTATTCGATTGGTGTATTTATTCCTTTTGCGTTATCCCAAACAGGAATGGTCATTAAATGGCGCAAAGAAGGCAAAGGCTGGTTAAAAAAATCGATTGCGAATATTATTGGTGCGTTCATTTCTTACGCGATTATTGCGATTTTATTTGCCTATCGTTTAGATGATATTTGGCCGTTCTTTATTATCATGCCAATTTTATTGTTTATTTTCTATAAAATACATGATCATTATAAAAAAGTAGCAGAACAATTACGTTTAGAAGAAGATGTGAAGTTGCATACGTATGATGGCAATACAGTCATTGTTTTAGTTGGGAATGTCACTCGTGTAAACATTGGTGCGTTGAATTATGCGCGTTCGATAGGCGATTATGTGGTAGCCATGCACGTATCGTTAGATGAAGATGTTCAAAAGGAAAAAGAAATTGAAGCAGAATTTAAAGCAAAATTCCCTGATGTTCGTTTTTCGATTGTTCATTCCTTGTATCGTTCGATTGAAAATCCAGTTATTCGGTACGTGGATATTGTCAGCAAAAAAGCGCGACAAAATAATTACACCACGACGGTCATTATCCCGCAGTTTGTACCAAAACGTCGTTGGCAAAATATCTTGCATAACCAAACAAGCTTGCGTTTACGCTTCCGTCTGTCATGGCGTGAACATATTATTGTTAGCACCTATAGTTATCATTTGAAGAAATAA
- a CDS encoding osmoprotectant ABC transporter substrate-binding protein, with amino-acid sequence MNKLKRLLVLFGGLFLFAGCSFPGLATNTDEDTIAITGGITTESQILGSIVAGMVEHYTDKQTTIINNLGTTNINHQAMLNGDAGISSTRYTGTDIASTLLLEPVMDPDKALEVVQKEFKERYDQVWFPSYGFDNTYVFLVRKDTAEKYNLKTVSDLGAVADELVVGADRAWMTREGDGYDGFTETYGFKFGSILPMQIGLVYDAVDAHRMDVVLGYSTDGRIASYDLVMLEDDKQFFPPYDASPVVNQELLDEVPELENALLRLAGKIDTETMQQLNYESDNNLVEPSIVAERFLEDHHYFEEDAQ; translated from the coding sequence ATGAATAAATTGAAACGATTACTCGTACTTTTTGGAGGACTATTTCTTTTTGCAGGTTGTTCATTTCCAGGACTAGCGACCAATACAGATGAAGATACTATCGCGATTACAGGTGGTATTACAACTGAATCACAAATTTTGGGAAGTATCGTTGCTGGTATGGTCGAACATTATACAGATAAACAAACAACCATTATCAATAACTTAGGGACAACCAACATCAATCACCAAGCCATGCTCAATGGCGATGCCGGTATCTCGTCGACTCGTTATACAGGGACTGATATTGCTTCAACTCTCTTGCTTGAGCCTGTGATGGATCCTGACAAAGCTTTAGAAGTCGTGCAAAAAGAATTTAAAGAACGCTACGATCAAGTATGGTTTCCATCGTATGGCTTTGATAACACCTATGTCTTTCTTGTAAGAAAAGACACTGCTGAAAAATATAATTTAAAAACTGTCAGCGATTTAGGAGCCGTTGCGGATGAATTAGTAGTTGGTGCCGATCGTGCGTGGATGACACGTGAAGGAGACGGGTATGATGGCTTTACTGAAACATATGGGTTTAAATTTGGATCAATTTTACCGATGCAAATTGGATTAGTATATGATGCAGTGGACGCCCACCGAATGGACGTCGTGTTAGGTTACTCTACAGATGGACGAATTGCTAGTTATGATCTAGTCATGCTTGAAGATGATAAGCAATTCTTCCCACCTTATGATGCTTCGCCCGTTGTCAATCAAGAATTACTGGATGAAGTCCCTGAATTAGAAAATGCCTTACTTCGTTTAGCAGGAAAAATTGATACAGAAACGATGCAACAACTAAACTATGAATCTGATAATAATTTGGTGGAACCATCAATTGTCGCAGAACGCTTTTTAGAAGACCATCATTACTTTGAGGAGGATGCGCAATGA
- a CDS encoding ABC transporter permease translates to MNMNEMNLLQQFFYYFQENGSYVFAQFLRHFLISIYGVLFAAIVGIPIGIAISRRRKLADWVIRIANIIQTIPALAMVSILMFGFGLGVNVVIVTVFLYSLLPIIKNTYTGMIQVDRNALDVGKGMGMTAWQRLYMIELPLSVSVIMAGIRNALVVAIGITAIGTFVGAGGLGDIIVRGTNATDGAAIILAGALPTAVMSIFTDWFLGLIERRLDPASRTSK, encoded by the coding sequence ATGAACATGAATGAAATGAATTTACTGCAACAATTTTTCTATTATTTTCAAGAAAACGGCAGTTACGTTTTTGCTCAATTTTTGCGCCACTTCTTGATTTCGATTTATGGTGTCCTTTTTGCCGCAATTGTAGGAATTCCGATTGGGATTGCTATTTCTAGACGTAGGAAATTAGCGGATTGGGTTATTCGAATCGCGAATATCATTCAAACTATTCCCGCTTTGGCGATGGTTTCGATCTTGATGTTTGGTTTTGGTTTGGGTGTAAATGTGGTTATTGTGACCGTCTTCTTATACTCACTCTTACCAATTATCAAAAATACTTATACCGGCATGATTCAAGTAGACCGTAATGCCTTAGATGTTGGTAAAGGCATGGGGATGACTGCTTGGCAACGTCTGTATATGATTGAGTTACCTTTATCCGTTTCAGTCATTATGGCAGGAATTCGTAACGCGCTAGTAGTCGCAATCGGAATCACCGCTATCGGTACCTTCGTAGGTGCAGGTGGTCTCGGGGATATTATTGTCCGTGGTACAAACGCGACAGATGGTGCCGCGATTATCCTAGCAGGTGCGTTACCAACCGCTGTCATGTCAATTTTTACCGATTGGTTCTTAGGTTTAATTGAAAGACGCCTAGATCCAGCAAGCCGTACTAGTAAATAA
- the alr gene encoding alanine racemase, which translates to MAISYHRPTKIVVDLQAIQQNLKNELAHNQGKDIFVAVKANGYGHGAVAVSKAALEVGVTGLCVATIDEAIELRENGIDAPILCLGIIDISVIPLAITYDIAVPVATLDWLHAANEMLTTTPLKLHIAVDTGMGRIGFLTVEEVKEAALFIEQAPAMTWEGIFTHFSTADQEEDMYWQKQNQRFKEILEHLPRLPHYVHVSNSATSLWHDDLGNMVRFGIAMYGLNPSGTAMTASYPLQPALSLVSQLVQVKKVPKGEGIGYGKTYETSEMEWIGTVPIGYADGYLRKMQGFHVLVEGEFCEIVGRVCMDQLMIRLPKPVATGTRVTLIGKDKDKEITLQEVADYLDTIHYEVICSFSERIPREYN; encoded by the coding sequence ATGGCAATCTCTTATCATCGCCCAACCAAAATAGTTGTAGATTTACAAGCAATTCAGCAAAATCTTAAAAATGAGCTTGCACATAATCAAGGAAAAGACATTTTTGTAGCAGTCAAAGCGAACGGCTACGGACACGGTGCAGTGGCTGTTTCCAAAGCCGCACTTGAAGTTGGCGTGACTGGTCTATGTGTGGCAACTATTGATGAAGCAATTGAATTACGAGAAAACGGCATCGATGCACCCATTCTTTGTTTAGGAATTATAGATATTTCAGTAATTCCTTTAGCTATCACATACGATATTGCAGTCCCTGTAGCCACACTTGACTGGTTACATGCTGCCAATGAAATGCTAACAACGACGCCACTAAAACTACATATTGCAGTCGATACAGGGATGGGCCGAATTGGCTTTTTAACAGTCGAAGAAGTCAAAGAGGCGGCGTTATTTATCGAGCAGGCTCCTGCGATGACGTGGGAAGGTATTTTTACGCATTTTTCAACCGCTGATCAAGAAGAGGATATGTATTGGCAAAAACAAAACCAGCGTTTCAAAGAAATCTTGGAGCATTTGCCACGTTTGCCACATTATGTACATGTTAGCAATAGTGCCACATCGTTATGGCATGATGATTTAGGTAATATGGTTCGCTTTGGAATTGCCATGTATGGTTTGAATCCATCAGGAACAGCTATGACCGCCAGTTATCCATTACAACCCGCACTCTCTTTAGTTTCGCAATTAGTACAAGTCAAAAAAGTACCAAAGGGCGAAGGAATTGGCTATGGAAAGACGTACGAAACAAGTGAAATGGAATGGATTGGAACAGTTCCGATTGGGTATGCAGATGGTTATTTGCGTAAAATGCAAGGTTTCCATGTATTAGTTGAAGGGGAATTTTGTGAAATTGTTGGTCGGGTGTGTATGGACCAGTTGATGATTCGTTTACCAAAACCCGTTGCAACCGGTACTCGTGTTACGTTAATTGGCAAAGATAAAGATAAGGAAATTACGTTGCAGGAAGTAGCCGATTATTTAGATACGATTCATTATGAAGTTATTTGTTCATTTTCAGAACGAATACCACGAGAATATAATTAA
- the proC gene encoding pyrroline-5-carboxylate reductase, which translates to MSKIGFYGAGHMAEAMIHGLIESGMYQPEEIYVYNHRYEPTLKKVETAYHIQALVDEKELFASVEVIVLAVQPQILINVLPTIKNYVTDNHLLVSVASGVSLEVIEAGLGAHKIARAMPNTPVTVGAGMSSISVNSYCTEKERQLLIQIFESFGRAKILPESQIDAVIGVSGSSPAYVYLFIEALADGAVAEGMSRQDAYEFAAQAVLGAAKMVLETGKHPAELKDAVCSPGGTTIAAVASLEKDGFRSAVMNAVQAAIRKNRE; encoded by the coding sequence ATGAGCAAAATTGGTTTTTATGGTGCCGGTCATATGGCAGAAGCAATGATCCATGGTTTGATTGAATCAGGCATGTATCAACCTGAAGAAATTTATGTGTATAATCATCGATATGAACCAACCTTAAAAAAGGTTGAGACAGCCTATCATATTCAAGCGCTCGTGGATGAAAAAGAGCTATTTGCATCAGTGGAGGTCATTGTTTTAGCTGTACAACCCCAAATATTAATCAACGTATTACCCACGATTAAGAACTATGTAACGGACAATCATCTATTGGTCTCTGTTGCCTCAGGTGTGTCTTTAGAAGTAATTGAAGCTGGTTTAGGCGCTCACAAAATTGCTCGCGCTATGCCTAACACGCCCGTAACAGTGGGAGCAGGCATGTCTTCGATTTCAGTCAATTCATATTGTACAGAAAAGGAACGTCAATTGCTGATTCAAATTTTTGAAAGCTTTGGTCGTGCTAAGATTTTACCTGAAAGTCAAATAGATGCAGTCATCGGTGTTAGTGGGTCATCACCAGCTTATGTGTATCTATTTATTGAAGCTTTAGCAGATGGTGCAGTTGCAGAAGGAATGAGTCGGCAAGATGCCTACGAATTTGCAGCCCAAGCAGTGTTAGGTGCGGCTAAAATGGTCCTAGAGACCGGCAAGCATCCCGCTGAATTAAAAGATGCCGTTTGCTCACCTGGAGGAACAACCATTGCGGCGGTTGCTTCTTTAGAGAAAGATGGTTTTCGTTCAGCGGTAATGAATGCAGTACAAGCAGCGATTCGTAAAAATCGAGAATAA
- the acpS gene encoding holo-ACP synthase yields the protein MIQGIGIDAVDLARIKKLIQDKPKFISRILTPNEHMLFDNLPLKRQIEFLGGRYACKEAFSKAWGTGIGKVTFQDLEILTNDFGAPVVTKSPFTEGNVFVSITHTEELAFAQIILEK from the coding sequence ATGATTCAAGGAATTGGAATCGATGCTGTAGATTTAGCACGTATAAAAAAACTTATCCAAGATAAACCAAAATTTATCTCACGGATATTAACTCCCAATGAGCACATGTTATTTGATAACTTACCTCTAAAACGTCAAATTGAATTTTTAGGTGGCAGATACGCTTGCAAAGAAGCATTTTCAAAAGCATGGGGAACTGGAATTGGTAAAGTTACCTTTCAAGATTTAGAAATTTTAACCAATGATTTTGGTGCGCCTGTTGTAACAAAATCACCTTTTACAGAAGGCAATGTTTTTGTCAGCATCACGCATACCGAAGAACTCGCATTTGCACAAATTATTTTAGAGAAATAG
- a CDS encoding type II toxin-antitoxin system PemK/MazF family toxin has protein sequence MVKRGEIYFADLSPVIGSEQGGLRPVLVIQNDLGNHFSPTVIIAAITAKMAKPKLPTHIGITAAGTGLGRDSVILMEQIRTIDKSRLKEKVCRLQNDVMNSVDIALKISVGLNITVDEKGLVHKK, from the coding sequence ATGGTCAAACGTGGTGAAATTTACTTTGCAGATTTATCTCCAGTCATTGGTTCTGAGCAAGGTGGATTACGTCCAGTATTAGTGATTCAAAATGATTTAGGGAATCACTTTAGCCCCACAGTTATTATTGCAGCCATCACTGCAAAAATGGCAAAACCCAAGTTACCAACACATATTGGAATTACAGCAGCTGGGACAGGGTTAGGTCGCGATTCTGTTATTTTAATGGAACAAATTCGCACAATTGATAAGTCACGATTAAAAGAAAAAGTGTGTCGTCTACAAAATGATGTGATGAACTCGGTTGATATTGCTTTGAAAATCAGCGTAGGTTTAAATATTACAGTAGACGAGAAGGGTCTAGTACATAAAAAATAA